In the Paraflavitalea devenefica genome, one interval contains:
- a CDS encoding S41 family peptidase — protein sequence MNIRFATYLFLLITSLLTTQTACAQEDPWNLSLDQFNITYHSFAPWYKTSYYKKQYRIAPDSITRYQGRYAARLQYAPEAPDRSDGQFVNIIYPDVPCKKLKVTFYAKIAGGKPGGVGVLLSQDKGEKTTASDMLTIRDTAWTLYSLELDMSKFSFPIDHIRITTGYSGEESMWLDHFTILADGKPIQETASFCKPVNETIQPLTREQVTRLALLGQIWGFLKYYHPEVAKGNLNWDMELFRMISIAKNTTTDAAFSDSLLHWIEEQGTIKACRDCSAEMPKEALAYNIDLDWMKDPHLSVPLQDKLQFLLANRHKGPGHYVKYDRASNALFQNEPEYKWRNSDYPNENFRLLALFRYWNMIHYFYPYKNIIGKNWNEVLYTFIPRMAEAKDSLIYNTFLVQLITSVNDSHANSYNRIVAKQYELYLPVITYIYNDELIVTGIYNDSLAALAGLQKGDVIEKIGDHTIKQLIEERKGLMSGSNYPTTLRRLSYQNTIAGGREPQVMLTVRRNGRSFTRQAQRYTYDALNYQYKRDSTYWKILPGNIGYVNMGLIERTQVDSMMQALKDTRSIIFDTRNYPRSTVQQIAEYLNAAPVAFAIYTYPDFDYPGAFRWSKEISKCGAWDKKNNKFLYGGKIVVLVNETTQSHAEWSTMAFQSVPGSYTIGSQTSGADGNSSLLYLPGGHSTYMTGLGVFYPDKTPTQQVGVRIDKTVRPTAQGIKEGRDEVLEAAIAYINGKRS from the coding sequence ATGAACATTCGCTTTGCTACCTACCTTTTCTTACTGATTACCAGCTTATTGACCACGCAAACTGCCTGCGCCCAGGAAGATCCCTGGAACCTGTCCCTGGATCAATTCAATATTACTTACCACAGCTTTGCCCCCTGGTACAAAACCTCTTATTACAAAAAACAATACCGGATAGCGCCCGACAGCATCACCCGCTACCAGGGTCGCTATGCCGCACGGCTTCAATATGCCCCTGAGGCGCCGGATAGGTCCGACGGGCAATTTGTAAACATCATCTATCCCGATGTGCCCTGCAAAAAACTGAAAGTCACCTTCTATGCTAAAATTGCGGGAGGAAAACCCGGCGGGGTAGGCGTATTGCTGAGCCAGGACAAAGGAGAAAAAACCACAGCATCAGACATGCTGACCATCCGCGACACCGCCTGGACCTTATATTCCCTCGAGTTGGATATGAGTAAATTCAGCTTTCCCATTGACCACATCCGTATTACAACAGGTTATAGCGGAGAAGAAAGCATGTGGCTCGACCATTTTACCATACTGGCTGATGGAAAGCCCATACAGGAAACCGCGTCTTTCTGCAAGCCGGTCAATGAAACCATACAACCACTCACCCGGGAGCAGGTTACCCGCCTGGCCCTGCTCGGGCAAATCTGGGGATTCCTGAAATACTATCACCCCGAAGTAGCCAAAGGCAACCTCAACTGGGATATGGAACTATTCCGCATGATATCCATTGCCAAAAACACAACCACCGATGCTGCCTTCAGCGATTCGCTGTTACACTGGATAGAGGAACAGGGAACAATAAAAGCCTGTCGCGACTGCTCAGCCGAAATGCCCAAAGAAGCACTCGCCTACAACATTGACCTGGACTGGATGAAAGACCCGCATCTTTCTGTTCCCTTGCAGGATAAACTACAATTCCTGCTGGCCAACCGCCACAAAGGGCCCGGGCACTATGTGAAGTACGACAGGGCCAGTAATGCACTGTTTCAAAATGAACCGGAATACAAGTGGCGCAACAGCGATTATCCCAATGAAAACTTCCGGTTGCTGGCACTATTCCGTTACTGGAACATGATCCATTACTTCTATCCCTATAAAAACATCATTGGCAAAAACTGGAATGAAGTGCTCTATACCTTTATTCCCCGCATGGCAGAGGCCAAAGATTCACTGATCTATAATACATTCCTGGTTCAATTGATCACCAGCGTGAACGACTCGCATGCCAACAGCTATAACCGGATCGTAGCCAAACAATATGAACTATACCTGCCCGTAATCACCTACATCTACAATGACGAGCTCATAGTAACGGGGATATATAATGATTCTCTTGCAGCGTTGGCGGGTTTGCAAAAAGGAGATGTGATCGAAAAAATAGGAGACCATACCATAAAACAACTCATCGAAGAAAGAAAAGGACTGATGAGCGGCTCCAACTACCCTACCACCTTACGCAGGCTAAGTTATCAGAACACCATTGCCGGTGGCAGAGAACCTCAGGTAATGCTCACGGTGCGCAGGAATGGCCGGTCTTTTACCAGGCAGGCCCAACGATATACTTACGACGCACTTAACTACCAGTATAAAAGAGACAGTACTTACTGGAAGATCTTACCGGGCAACATTGGCTACGTCAACATGGGTTTGATAGAAAGGACGCAGGTGGATAGTATGATGCAGGCATTGAAGGATACAAGGTCTATCATTTTTGATACCCGGAACTATCCCAGGAGCACAGTACAGCAGATCGCTGAGTATTTGAATGCCGCACCTGTAGCCTTTGCCATATACACCTATCCCGACTTTGATTATCCCGGCGCTTTCAGGTGGAGTAAAGAAATTTCGAAATGTGGGGCCTGGGATAAGAAAAACAATAAATTCCTGTACGGTGGTAAAATAGTGGTGCTGGTCAATGAAACTACCCAGAGCCACGCAGAATGGAGTACAATGGCCTTTCAATCGGTACCAGGCAGTTATACCATTGGCAGCCAGACCTCCGGCGCAGATGGCAATTCCTCCCTGCTCTACCTGCCCGGAGGCCACTCTACTTACATGACCGG
- the rpsT gene encoding 30S ribosomal protein S20 codes for MANHKATKKDVRQATKRRERNKYYGKTTRNAIRDLKALKTGKEAAEQLPDVASMIDKLAKRGIIHKNKAANLKSKLTKKVNAQVAAK; via the coding sequence ATGGCAAATCATAAGGCTACCAAAAAAGATGTGCGTCAGGCTACCAAACGCAGGGAAAGAAACAAGTATTACGGAAAAACTACCCGTAATGCCATCCGTGACCTGAAAGCGTTGAAGACCGGTAAGGAAGCTGCTGAGCAGTTGCCTGATGTTGCCTCTATGATCGATAAACTCGCTAAAAGAGGTATCATTCACAAGAACAAGGCAGCTAACCTGAAAAGCAAGCTGACTAAGAAAGTGAATGCCCAGGTTGCGGCAAAATAG
- a CDS encoding 2-oxoglutarate dehydrogenase E1 component produces MKDFSYITSSSPAFIESLYQDFVKDPNSVDPELKKFFEGFDFAVGEGRNGANGMAVAEATGVAGGIDWKKEVGAYRLILGYRNKGHLIAKTNPIRPRKDRGANLDLAFFGFTEEDLDKTFHAGNMIGLGTTTLRNILTHLQNCYAAHVGIEFKYISDQKKVDWLTGEMERNFNKPFAVEKKKRILEKLNQGVLFEKFLHTKYIGQKRFSLEGGETTIAALDAIINIAADHHVQEVVIGMAHRGRLNVLANIMGKTYEQIFSEFEGTAKLDQTMGSGDVKYHMGYGSEVQTPANKTVHLKLMPNPSHLEAVDPVVVGFARAKADVLYESDFDKILPILIHGDASVAGQGIVYEVAQMSDLEGYYTGGTIHFVINNQIGFTTDFEDARSADYCTSLAAMIQAPVMHVNGDDAEAVVKCVEIATRYRQEFNSDVFIDMVCYRRHGHNEGDDPKFTQPHLYALIEKHANPREEYTSYLLENGEADAKEMAKEMEKKFWADLQERLDDVKQNPLPYHYQQPELDWKTLRKANADDFDQSPFTAISDADFKKVFEALMKWPDDFKPLKKVEKILQDKVKLFNEEGKIDWATGELMAYGSLLLDGKDVRMSGQDVKRGTFSHRHAVLRDENTDKAYSRLSNIPDAKGKFRIYNSLLSEYGVLGFEYGYAMANPNALVLWEAQFGDFCNGAQTMIDQFIAAGEQKWNRMNGVGMLLPHGYEGQGPEHSSARMERFLQMCAELNMVATNITTAANFFHALRRQLAWPFRKPWINFSPKANLRHPGTYSPQQEFLQGGFKEVIDDVFVGDANQVKKVLFCSGKVYFDLAERQQKEDRKDTAIIRVEQLYPLPLKQLEALYAKYSKATWFWVQEEPLNMGAAAYLQMNLKTINYGVISRQPSAATATGYMKVHAQEQSEIIDTAFSI; encoded by the coding sequence ATGAAGGATTTTTCGTACATCACCAGTTCATCTCCGGCTTTTATTGAGAGTCTCTACCAGGATTTTGTGAAAGACCCCAATAGTGTGGATCCGGAGCTCAAGAAATTTTTCGAAGGATTTGACTTTGCTGTCGGTGAAGGCAGGAACGGCGCCAATGGTATGGCTGTTGCCGAAGCTACAGGCGTTGCCGGCGGTATTGACTGGAAGAAAGAGGTAGGCGCTTATCGCCTTATCCTCGGCTACCGCAATAAGGGTCACCTGATCGCTAAAACCAACCCCATCCGTCCCCGTAAAGACAGGGGCGCTAACCTGGACCTCGCCTTCTTCGGTTTTACAGAAGAAGACCTTGATAAAACATTCCATGCCGGCAATATGATCGGCCTGGGTACTACCACCCTCCGTAATATCCTCACCCACCTGCAAAACTGCTATGCAGCCCACGTGGGCATCGAGTTTAAGTATATCAGTGACCAGAAAAAGGTAGATTGGCTTACCGGTGAGATGGAGCGCAATTTCAATAAGCCTTTTGCGGTGGAAAAGAAAAAGCGGATCCTTGAAAAGCTGAACCAGGGGGTATTGTTTGAAAAGTTCCTTCATACGAAGTATATCGGCCAGAAGCGTTTCTCCCTGGAAGGTGGTGAAACGACGATTGCCGCACTGGACGCCATTATCAATATTGCTGCCGACCATCATGTACAGGAAGTAGTGATCGGTATGGCCCACCGTGGCCGCCTGAATGTGCTGGCGAATATTATGGGTAAGACGTATGAGCAGATCTTCAGTGAGTTTGAAGGTACCGCCAAGCTGGACCAGACAATGGGCAGCGGCGACGTGAAGTATCACATGGGTTATGGCAGTGAGGTGCAGACGCCTGCTAATAAAACGGTTCACCTGAAGCTGATGCCCAACCCTTCGCACCTGGAAGCGGTAGACCCGGTGGTAGTTGGTTTTGCCCGCGCAAAAGCGGATGTATTGTACGAAAGTGATTTTGATAAGATATTACCCATCCTCATTCATGGCGACGCTTCTGTAGCCGGACAAGGTATAGTGTATGAAGTGGCGCAGATGAGCGACCTGGAAGGTTATTACACCGGTGGCACGATCCACTTTGTGATCAATAACCAGATCGGCTTCACCACCGATTTTGAAGATGCCCGCAGCGCTGACTACTGTACATCCCTGGCTGCCATGATCCAGGCTCCGGTGATGCACGTGAATGGCGATGATGCAGAGGCAGTGGTAAAATGCGTGGAGATAGCCACCCGCTATCGCCAGGAGTTTAATTCCGATGTATTTATTGATATGGTGTGTTACCGCCGTCATGGTCACAATGAAGGCGATGACCCCAAGTTTACCCAGCCACACCTGTATGCCTTGATTGAAAAGCATGCCAATCCCCGCGAAGAATATACTTCTTACCTGTTGGAAAACGGAGAAGCCGATGCCAAAGAGATGGCCAAGGAGATGGAGAAGAAGTTCTGGGCCGACCTGCAGGAACGCCTGGACGATGTAAAGCAGAATCCTTTGCCCTATCACTACCAACAGCCGGAGCTGGACTGGAAGACCCTGCGCAAAGCCAATGCAGATGATTTTGACCAGAGCCCTTTCACCGCTATTAGTGATGCTGATTTCAAGAAGGTATTTGAAGCCCTCATGAAATGGCCTGATGACTTCAAGCCATTGAAGAAGGTGGAAAAGATACTACAGGATAAAGTAAAGTTGTTTAATGAAGAAGGTAAAATAGACTGGGCTACCGGTGAGCTAATGGCCTACGGCAGCCTGCTGCTGGATGGCAAGGATGTGCGGATGAGCGGACAGGATGTGAAGCGCGGTACTTTCTCGCACCGCCATGCTGTGCTGCGTGATGAGAATACCGATAAGGCCTACAGCCGCCTCAGCAATATTCCCGATGCCAAAGGCAAGTTCAGGATCTATAATTCATTGCTCAGCGAATATGGCGTACTGGGATTTGAATATGGCTATGCCATGGCCAACCCCAATGCCCTGGTATTGTGGGAAGCGCAGTTTGGCGATTTCTGTAATGGCGCCCAAACGATGATTGACCAGTTCATTGCTGCCGGTGAGCAGAAATGGAACCGCATGAATGGTGTGGGCATGTTACTGCCACATGGTTATGAAGGACAGGGACCTGAGCACAGCAGTGCCCGTATGGAAAGGTTCCTGCAGATGTGTGCCGAGCTGAATATGGTAGCTACCAATATTACTACAGCCGCCAACTTCTTCCATGCCCTGCGCAGGCAACTGGCCTGGCCGTTCCGCAAGCCCTGGATCAATTTCTCGCCGAAGGCCAATCTTCGTCACCCCGGTACTTATTCACCACAGCAGGAGTTCCTGCAGGGTGGTTTCAAAGAAGTGATTGACGATGTTTTTGTGGGCGATGCCAACCAGGTGAAAAAGGTATTGTTCTGCAGTGGTAAAGTATATTTTGACCTGGCCGAACGTCAGCAAAAAGAGGACAGAAAAGATACGGCCATCATCCGTGTGGAACAACTGTATCCGCTGCCGCTGAAGCAACTGGAGGCATTGTATGCCAAGTACAGCAAGGCCACCTGGTTCTGGGTACAGGAAGAGCCGCTGAATATGGGCGCTGCGGCTTACCTGCAAATGAACCTGAAGACGATCAATTACGGTGTGATCAGCCGCCAGCCCAGCGCTGCCACGGCCACTGGTTATATGAAGGTGCATGCACAGGAGCAGAGTGAGATAATTGATACGGCGTTTTCTATTTAA